In Toxotes jaculatrix isolate fToxJac2 chromosome 12, fToxJac2.pri, whole genome shotgun sequence, the following are encoded in one genomic region:
- the elmod1 gene encoding ELMO domain-containing protein 1 isoform X2, translating into MKHFLRVVTQFFVFLYCKLLWRGLKFVVRKFTGRCELQRICYKNKHGARRTLKIESSLRYSKNELLQTALSVHPDKVEKTIDDIMALKKINPDTNPQLGISLQASLLQIVGYRSLVMEVEKLRREPYDSENPEHEDMLMKLWKELRPDTPLTGRISKQWCEIGFQGSDPKTDFRGMGLLGLHNLLYFAEHDKVTALQMLNDSLQPKHNEINKSEWEQKNLDKAIGYSFAIVGINITDLAYSLLVSGSLKTHLYNVAPEMPSLLHFQQTFCYLMQEFHRFWIEEDPSDIMEFNRVRSKFHRRILRQLKNPDMALCPHFSASDLHLVNL; encoded by the exons ATGAAGCATTTTCTCAG AGTGGTGACCCAGTTCTTCGTGTTCCTCTACTGTAAATTACTGTGGCGGGGCCTGAAGTTTGTTGTCAGGAAGTTTACAGGACGCTGTGAACTGCAGCGAATCTGCTACAAAAACAAGCATGGAGCCCGCAGGACGCTCAAGATAG AGTCGTCTCTGAGGTACTCCAAGAATGAG CTCCTGCAGACCGCCCTCAGCGTCCATCCTGATAAGGTGGAGAAAACCATTGACGACATCATGGCCTTGAAGAAGATTAACCCTGACACCAACCCACA GCTGGGCATCTCTCTGCAGGCCAGCCTGCTGCAGATCGTGGGCTACAGGAGCCTGGTGATGGAGGTAGAGAAGCTGCGCAGGGAGCCTTACGACTCTGAAAACCCTGAGCATGAAGACATGCTGATGAAG ctaTGGAAGGAGCTGCGTCCTGACACACCTCTCACCGGCCGCATCTCTAAACAGTGGTGTGAGATCGGTTTCCAAGGCAGCGATCCCAAGACTGACTTCAGAGGCATGGGCCTGCTGGGCCTACATAACCTACT ATATTTTGCAGAACATGACAAGGTCACCGCTCTGCAGATGCTCAACGACTCCCTGCAACCAAAGCACAA TGAGATAAACAAGTCTGAATGGGAACAGAAGAACCTTGACAAAGCTATTGG CTATTCTTTTGCCATCGTGGGCATCAACATCACAGACCTGGCCTACTCTCTGCTGGTGAGTGGCTCTCTGAAGACCCACCTGTACAACGTGGCCCCAGAGATGCCCAGCCTGCTGCACTTCCAGCAAACCTTCT GTTACCTGATGCAGGAGTTTCACCGTTTCTGGATCGAGGAGGATCCCAGTGACATCATGGAGTTCAACCGGGTCCGCTCCAAGTTCCACCGGAGGATCCTGCGACAGTTGAAGAACCCGGACATGGCTCTGTGTCCCCACTTCTCCGCCTCCGACCTCCACCTGGTCAACCTCTAA
- the slc35f2 gene encoding solute carrier family 35 member F2, protein MEGHAEERLCRKWRVACGVYSYNLRDVFTWRLLKTIVMGQVLSLLICGTAVSCQYLANAGVETPMLQSFLNYTLLLLIYTTILVTRKDERGIIQILKSRWWTYLVMGLADVEANYAVVKAYQFTTLTSIQLLDCFVIPVLMLLSWFILKTRYRLVHFIAVMVCLLGVGAMVGADILAGRDQGSTSDVVLGDGLVLLSAALYAVSNMCQEYTVKNLTRVEFLGMMGLFGTVISGIQLVVLETNAVAAIKWDLRIGMLFAVYALCMFALYSFMPVVVKMTSATAVNLSLLTADLFSLFCGLFLFQYTFSALYIISFVVITVGFIMFNAVPTYTALPEDDPAEVFSDRPAESSSDHLLAADRDTPRTETLTAVAAL, encoded by the exons ATGGAAGGGCATGCAGAGGAGAGACTGTGTAGGAAATGGAGGGTTGCCTGTGGTGTGTACAGTTACAACTTGAGAGATGTCTTCACATG GCGTCTGCTGAAGACCATAGTCATGGGCCAGGTCTTGTCCCTGCTGATCTGTGGGACAGCAGTGAGCTGTCAGTACCTGGCCAATGCTGGGGTTGAGACTCCCATGCTGCAGAGTTTCCTCAACtacaccctgctgctgctcatctaTACGACCATCCTCGTCACACGCAAAG atgAAAGAGGCATcatacaaattttaaaaagcaggtGGTGGACGTATTTGGTGATGGGTCTGGCAGATGTGGAGGCAAACTATGCAGTTGTGAAGGCGTACCAGTTCACCACCCTGACAAGTATCCAG ctgctggaCTGCTTCGTGATCCCAGTGCTGATGCTGCTTTCCTGGTTCATCCTGAAGACTCGCTACAGGCTGGTCCACTTTATAGCCGTGATGGTGTGTTTGTTGGGGGTGGGAGCCATGGTAGGGGCCGACATTCTGGCCGGAAGAGACCAGGGGTCCA ccaGTGACGTTGTGCTGGGCGATGGTTTGGTCCTACTCAGTGCCGCCCTCTATGCCGTATCCAACATGTGCCAAGAGTACACCGTGAAGAACCTGACCAGGGTTGAATTCCTGGGCATGATGGGCCTGTTTGGGACTGTCATCAGTGGCATACAGCT AGTTGTACTGGAAACTAATGCAGTAGCGGCAATAAAATGGGATCTTCGTATTG GGATGCTGTTTGCAGTCTACGCCCTGTGCATGTTCGCACTGTACAGCTTCATGCCTGTGGTGGTGAAGATGACCAGCGCCACTGCGGTCAACCTCTCTCTGCTCACCGCCGACCTCTTCAGCCTCTTCTGtggcctcttcctcttccagtacACG TTTTCAGCCCTGTACATCATCTCGTTTGTCGTCATCACCGTGGGTTTTATCATGTTCAACGCTGTTCCCACATACACTGCTTTACCTGAGGACGACCCCGCTGAGGTGTTTTCTGATCGCCCAGCTGAGAGCTCCTCAGACCACCTGCtggcagcagacagagacactcCCAGAACTGAGACACTGACCGCTGTTGCAGCACTATGA
- the elmod1 gene encoding ELMO domain-containing protein 1 isoform X1, whose amino-acid sequence MKHFLRVVTQFFVFLYCKLLWRGLKFVVRKFTGRCELQRICYKNKHGARRTLKIESSLRYSKNELLQTALSVHPDKVEKTIDDIMALKKINPDTNPQLGISLQASLLQIVGYRSLVMEVEKLRREPYDSENPEHEDMLMKLWKELRPDTPLTGRISKQWCEIGFQGSDPKTDFRGMGLLGLHNLLYFAEHDKVTALQMLNDSLQPKHKYVMCVLHSEINKSEWEQKNLDKAIGYSFAIVGINITDLAYSLLVSGSLKTHLYNVAPEMPSLLHFQQTFCYLMQEFHRFWIEEDPSDIMEFNRVRSKFHRRILRQLKNPDMALCPHFSASDLHLVNL is encoded by the exons ATGAAGCATTTTCTCAG AGTGGTGACCCAGTTCTTCGTGTTCCTCTACTGTAAATTACTGTGGCGGGGCCTGAAGTTTGTTGTCAGGAAGTTTACAGGACGCTGTGAACTGCAGCGAATCTGCTACAAAAACAAGCATGGAGCCCGCAGGACGCTCAAGATAG AGTCGTCTCTGAGGTACTCCAAGAATGAG CTCCTGCAGACCGCCCTCAGCGTCCATCCTGATAAGGTGGAGAAAACCATTGACGACATCATGGCCTTGAAGAAGATTAACCCTGACACCAACCCACA GCTGGGCATCTCTCTGCAGGCCAGCCTGCTGCAGATCGTGGGCTACAGGAGCCTGGTGATGGAGGTAGAGAAGCTGCGCAGGGAGCCTTACGACTCTGAAAACCCTGAGCATGAAGACATGCTGATGAAG ctaTGGAAGGAGCTGCGTCCTGACACACCTCTCACCGGCCGCATCTCTAAACAGTGGTGTGAGATCGGTTTCCAAGGCAGCGATCCCAAGACTGACTTCAGAGGCATGGGCCTGCTGGGCCTACATAACCTACT ATATTTTGCAGAACATGACAAGGTCACCGCTCTGCAGATGCTCAACGACTCCCTGCAACCAAAGCACAAGTACGTCA TGTGTGTCCTTCACAGTGAGATAAACAAGTCTGAATGGGAACAGAAGAACCTTGACAAAGCTATTGG CTATTCTTTTGCCATCGTGGGCATCAACATCACAGACCTGGCCTACTCTCTGCTGGTGAGTGGCTCTCTGAAGACCCACCTGTACAACGTGGCCCCAGAGATGCCCAGCCTGCTGCACTTCCAGCAAACCTTCT GTTACCTGATGCAGGAGTTTCACCGTTTCTGGATCGAGGAGGATCCCAGTGACATCATGGAGTTCAACCGGGTCCGCTCCAAGTTCCACCGGAGGATCCTGCGACAGTTGAAGAACCCGGACATGGCTCTGTGTCCCCACTTCTCCGCCTCCGACCTCCACCTGGTCAACCTCTAA